A portion of the Leptospira kanakyensis genome contains these proteins:
- a CDS encoding glycoside hydrolase family 172 protein produces MHIRNLQIPMVSIPNLFGFVNKKVVILFIGIFCLSTNVLFADGWESSLWKDKTYRNQRVSSADPTNGNDDFIKIPKKKTITIAEIKTRGVIKHIWMTLASKDVMARKNAVIRMYWDNQPHPSVEVPLGEFFGQGWGEEYIMNSAPLVAAPKKGKSMNSYFPMPFESGAKIEIENESDEDISNFYFYIDYEEWKEPLNSNLRFHAQWNRSVTQPNTTNGKENEWGLLGETEKTVFKKENYFSVLETEGKGQFVGLNLYVDSPTPLWYGEGDDLIFIDGNQTEANLKGTGTEDVFNTAWSPKEIFMHPYFGYPRVSDSVGWLGRTHLYRFWVESPIRFEKNFLFLLEHGHANSLTLDLISVAYWYQSLNSKPMKVLPKKEFRTNKPEINFRHIHKWRDSFRSEKGYGEIWGYE; encoded by the coding sequence ATGCACATTCGTAATCTTCAAATTCCAATGGTTTCGATTCCAAACTTGTTTGGTTTCGTAAATAAAAAAGTGGTGATTTTATTTATCGGAATTTTTTGTCTTTCCACCAATGTTTTGTTTGCTGATGGATGGGAATCTTCCCTTTGGAAAGATAAAACTTATCGTAACCAAAGAGTTTCAAGCGCAGATCCAACCAACGGAAACGATGACTTCATCAAAATTCCAAAGAAAAAAACAATCACGATTGCAGAGATCAAAACAAGAGGAGTCATCAAACACATTTGGATGACCCTTGCCAGTAAAGATGTAATGGCCAGAAAAAATGCAGTGATTCGGATGTATTGGGACAACCAACCCCATCCTTCCGTGGAAGTTCCGTTAGGCGAATTTTTTGGGCAAGGTTGGGGAGAAGAATACATAATGAATTCGGCACCACTTGTGGCCGCTCCCAAAAAAGGAAAGTCAATGAACTCTTACTTTCCTATGCCTTTTGAATCCGGTGCCAAAATAGAAATTGAAAATGAATCAGACGAAGACATCAGCAACTTTTATTTTTACATTGATTATGAAGAATGGAAAGAACCTTTAAATTCGAATTTACGTTTTCATGCGCAGTGGAACCGGTCAGTGACTCAACCTAACACAACGAATGGGAAAGAAAACGAGTGGGGACTTCTCGGAGAAACGGAAAAAACTGTATTTAAAAAGGAAAATTACTTCTCAGTTCTCGAAACGGAAGGCAAAGGCCAGTTTGTTGGTCTCAATTTGTATGTCGATTCCCCAACACCACTTTGGTATGGAGAAGGAGATGATTTGATTTTCATTGATGGAAACCAAACGGAAGCCAATTTAAAAGGAACTGGAACCGAAGATGTTTTTAACACAGCTTGGTCACCAAAAGAAATCTTTATGCATCCATACTTCGGATATCCACGAGTTTCTGATTCTGTTGGTTGGTTAGGCAGAACACATTTGTATAGATTTTGGGTGGAATCCCCTATTCGTTTTGAAAAAAATTTCCTATTCTTATTAGAACATGGGCATGCAAATTCCTTGACCTTAGATTTAATCTCTGTTGCTTATTGGTATCAGAGTCTGAATTCAAAACCAATGAAGGTTTTGCCGAAAAAAGAATTCCGAACCAATAAACCGGAAATTAATTTTCGTCACATCCATAAGTGGCGGGATTCATTCCGAAGCGAAAAAGGTTATGGGGAAATTTGGGGTTATGAATGA
- a CDS encoding sensor domain-containing diguanylate cyclase, whose translation MNEIYSDMFAREIVSQSIDAIVVLDTNNKILFSNLALQSLTGFSNDELTGKTFSFLFPPNEKGEQSSIESFISSKDTHYIAGFLKELELVTKPKGTIPVEIRAFTIRNENQMFYAAIIRDVRERRRLEEQKNVLISSLKRLAYMDELTMLPNRRSFSESLQKTVATVKRRNRESVLAVLDIDHFKVINDTYGHDIGDLVLKKMANIFVDCLREEDTVGRIGGEEFGCILPDTTTEGATIVLDRLRESVENHRFFIFDNYYLNITLSIGYTKVHPIQKPEEILKLADIALYQAKNHGRNRIQVYPV comes from the coding sequence ATGAATGAGATTTATTCAGATATGTTTGCGAGAGAAATTGTCTCTCAATCCATCGATGCGATCGTAGTTTTAGATACGAATAACAAAATACTATTTAGCAATTTAGCATTACAATCGTTAACTGGTTTTTCCAATGACGAGTTAACTGGAAAAACGTTTTCTTTTCTTTTTCCTCCCAATGAAAAAGGGGAACAAAGTTCTATCGAATCTTTTATTAGTTCCAAAGACACTCATTACATCGCAGGGTTTTTAAAAGAACTGGAACTTGTCACTAAACCAAAAGGCACCATTCCTGTGGAAATTCGGGCCTTTACCATTCGTAACGAAAACCAAATGTTCTATGCGGCCATCATTCGAGATGTTCGCGAACGAAGACGTCTGGAAGAACAAAAAAATGTTCTCATTAGTAGTTTGAAACGTTTGGCCTATATGGATGAACTCACCATGCTACCGAACCGCCGTTCCTTTTCAGAAAGTTTGCAAAAAACAGTCGCTACTGTCAAACGTCGCAACAGGGAATCGGTGCTTGCGGTGCTAGATATCGATCATTTCAAAGTCATCAACGATACCTATGGACATGACATCGGGGATTTGGTTCTCAAAAAAATGGCCAATATCTTTGTGGATTGCCTGAGAGAAGAGGATACCGTGGGAAGGATTGGGGGAGAAGAGTTCGGTTGTATCCTGCCTGACACAACTACAGAAGGAGCGACGATTGTTCTCGATCGCCTTCGGGAATCGGTAGAAAACCATCGTTTTTTCATCTTTGATAACTATTACCTCAACATCACTCTGAGCATTGGATACACCAAAGTGCACCCCATCCAAAAACCAGAAGAGATTTTGAAATTGGCAGACATCGCACTCTACCAAGCGAAGAATCATGGCCGAAATCGGATCCAAGTCTACCCTGTGTGA